The Mercurialis annua linkage group LG2, ddMerAnnu1.2, whole genome shotgun sequence genome contains a region encoding:
- the LOC126666968 gene encoding protein CUP-SHAPED COTYLEDON 2 produces MEHYRHFDNGDSGHLPPGFRFHPTDEELITYYLLKKVLDSNFTGRAIAEVDLNKCEPWELPERAKMGEKEWYFFSLRDRKYPTGLRTNRATEAGYWKATGKDREIYSSKSCALVGMKKTLVFYRGRAPKGEKSNWVMHEYRLEGKFAYHYLSRTSKDEWVISRVFQKSGGGASGSSNSSSSATKKSRFNVYPEVSSPSSVSVSLPPLLDPTSALNDPDSCSYDSHSQHEHVSCFSTIAAAASAAANHNNFDFSPLLQQPQPPLPAMTDPFGRYQRNMGVSAFPSLRSLQENLQLPFFFPSPTPAMANPPFTSGGTTAMNWMTNTEDAGGAASGGGSGRVAMGPTELDCMWTY; encoded by the exons ATGGAGCACTATCGCCACTTTGACAACGGTGACTCGGGCCATTTGCCTCCTGGTTTTAGGTTTCACCCGACTGATGAGGAGCTTATCACGTACTATCTCCTCAAGAAAGTTCTCGACAGTAACTTCACTGGTCGCGCCATTGCTGAAGTGGATCTTAACAAGTGTGAGCCGTGGGAGCTTCCTG AGCGAGCTAAAATGGGGGAAAAAGAGTGGTATTTCTTTAGCTTGCGCGATAGGAAGTACCCAACTGGGCTCAGAACTAATAGAGCAACTGAAGCTGGTTACTGGAAAGCTACTGGCAAAGATCGAGAGATTTATAGTTCGAAGAGCTGTGCACTTGTTGGAATGAAGAAAACTTTGGTTTTCTATCGAGGAAGAGCTCCTAAAGGAGAGAAGAGTAATTGGGTCATGCATGAGTATCGGCTTGAAGGCAAATTTGCCTACCATTATCTCTCTCGCACCTCTAAG GACGAGTGGGTGATATCTCGAGTGTTCCAGAAGAGTGGAGGAGGAGCCAGTGGTAGCAGTAACAGCAGCAGCAGTGCCACCAAGAAGAGCCGGTTCAATGTCTACCCAGAAGTCAGCTCTCCTTCATCAGTGTCAGTGTCTCTGCCGCCGCTTCTCGATCCCACCTCCGCTCTCAATGACCCAGACAGCTGCTCTTATGACAGCCACTCCCAACATGAGCACGTGTCCTGTTTCTCCACCATTGCAGCCGCCGCCTCCGCCGCTGCTAACCACAACAACTTTGATTTTTCTCCGCTGCTGCAGCAGCCACAGCCACCGCTCCCAGCCATGACCGATCCATTCGGAAGGTACCAGCGAAACATGGGCGTTTCCGCTTTCCCTAGCCTCAGGTCTCTTCAAGAAAATCTCCAGCTACCATTCTTCTTCCCATCACCAACACCAGCCATGGCCAATCCTCCATTCACCTCCGGTGGCACCACTGCCATGAACTGGATGACAAACACCGAAGACGCCGGAGGAGCCGCCAGTGGCGGTGGTAGTGGAAGGGTGGCAATGGGCCCTACTGAACTTGACTGCATGTGGACCTACTGA